The window CCTTCATGGCCTTCTTGGCGTCCCGGGACTTGCCCATCCCGCCCTTGGCCTTGGTGAGCCGCTCAAGCTCCTCATAGGCCGCCGTAAAGCTCTTGTTGATTCTATCAAAGTCCTCCGTCTCGACCAACCTCTCGATTTCGGGGAACTGGGACGTGGATTGACGCTCCGCGTCGGCGGCGGCGGTTGCGTTCGGGGAGGGACGGGATTGGGATCTCATCATAGGTTCGCGTGATTATTGGCGCTTGAGCTTGGCCACCACCGGCCGAAACTCGCTGACACCTAAGTTTAGCTTAATTTCCTCGTCTTGGTAGCCTTCTTTTCGAAAGAGGATCTTGTACGACCCCACGCCCAGGTCGTGTAGGATGAGCGGAGTCTTCTGCTCCACCTCCGAGGCGTTCACGAACACCCGCGCCCCCGATGGCTCCGAGGTGATGTACAGGACGCTCTTGAGCGGCGAGAGCCTTTGGAACAGGGCGCCTCCGTCCGTCCGCACCTTGGCGTCATCCGCGGAGACCAGCACCTCCACGAGGAGTTGCAGGGCCTTCATCCGGTCGCCCTGCTCGAAGATGACCGTCGCGATCCCCAGCCGGCCCGCGTACTTGTAGGCGTCGTTCTGCATGGCCTTCAGAAAATAGTCCTGGGCCTCTTTGTAGGACTTTTGCTTCAGGTAGCAGAGGCCCACCATGTAGGAGATCTGCGCCGTCTCCAGATCGGACGGATTTTTCGAAAATGCGTCGACCAAGACGGGCAGGGCCTCGGCGTAGCGCGACTCCTTCATCAGGGCGTCGGCCTTGTTGATGAGTTCGCCCGAAGCCGAGGTCTTGAGAGGCACCTCGGCCGTGTAGGGCATGTTGATCTCCATCTTGACGACCTGGACGAAATCGAAATACCCGTCATGCTTCAGCGTCAGCAGGTGTTCGCCCACCGGGAAGGTCCCGTTGAACGGCGTCACGCCCACTTCCTTTTCGTCAATGAAGACCTTCGCGTTCGGCGGCACGGAGGTGAGTTGGACGGGGAAGGACGTGAGGTCGTCGTCCTTCACGTCCACCGTGTAAGTCGTCTGAGCGGCGCCCAGGTTGAATTCGCGGCGGTAGACGACTTCGTCCAGATACGTCTGCGAAAGCCCCAGCTGGCGGTTCTTGCGCAATTCCAGAATGTAGCGGCCGAAGGGCACGTAGATGGGCTTTCCGAAGACGATTTCCGCGAATTTGATGGGCTTCGCCCGGTACGGGTCTTTTTCAAAATAACCTTCCAGATAGAGCTGGGCGTCCCGGGGAAGATTCGCCACCTTG is drawn from bacterium and contains these coding sequences:
- a CDS encoding PEGA domain-containing protein, whose product is MPPPDDRENTEIRKMADEEGGYPCLEVLSGPRGRGRYRLQKGNNTIGRSRENDIVLDDSSVSRRHAVIEVAENGATVADLGSRNGTKVGGQKISQAVSLAHKTRIKVGVFLLRFLTGPAEEEVDVAPEPEPASAHEVSSPHIPQDAPQEQPRSEPIPAEMHRAPDNLPAVEEEAGVPSELLKSGQVVAVAPGAPGKKRKLFLFGVLAVVLVAALAYGLPKILKKVKGQDGGVAKTEISGKTPGKREEGPAGQIGGVLPAESLPVAVPEMQPVFLDVSSTPIPARVFFGEEPIGVTPLRTSTNLKYGKWYEARAVFQLPEVGEVVEERQQFSPPQGATVMPINFAGKIGIFKVANLPRDAQLYLEGYFEKDPYRAKPIKFAEIVFGKPIYVPFGRYILELRKNRQLGLSQTYLDEVVYRREFNLGAAQTTYTVDVKDDDLTSFPVQLTSVPPNAKVFIDEKEVGVTPFNGTFPVGEHLLTLKHDGYFDFVQVVKMEINMPYTAEVPLKTSASGELINKADALMKESRYAEALPVLVDAFSKNPSDLETAQISYMVGLCYLKQKSYKEAQDYFLKAMQNDAYKYAGRLGIATVIFEQGDRMKALQLLVEVLVSADDAKVRTDGGALFQRLSPLKSVLYITSEPSGARVFVNASEVEQKTPLILHDLGVGSYKILFRKEGYQDEEIKLNLGVSEFRPVVAKLKRQ